The Gemmatimonadaceae bacterium genome includes a region encoding these proteins:
- a CDS encoding alpha-L-arabinofuranosidase C-terminal domain-containing protein produces MINRVIVTALLCAGLVGHHSADAQRTRQTGDTTPITHIVIDAQLARDTINRHIYGQFAEHLGHGVYDGVWTKEGTGQWHLRDDVIAALRRIQVPNVRWPGGCFADYYHWRDGIGPVGRRPRMVNSVWGNVVEDNSFGTDEYMELVRRIGAEPFVVGNVGTGSPREMTEWWEYLNHPGGSSVADERKANGHVAPYNVRRFGVGNESWGCGGAMRPEFYADNYRRFAEFLRPFNDSTHPFRIATGPNVDDYNWTDVVMREAGRMIDGLDLHYYTVVGPWAHKGSATQFGEREWFLAMKGALRMDDLVTRHAAIMDKYDPRKRVALIVGEWGMWHDVEPGTNPGFLYQQNTLRDALVAAISLDVFNRHADRVRGANIAQMVNVLQSMILTRGPQMILTPTYHVFEMYTVHHDAVLLPLTISDAGNYVFGADSVPAVSATASRSRSGVAHLTMTNVDPNHARTVVAELRGISVTGATGRILTAPAINSYNSFEQPYVVRPVPFTDAFGVADRKLTVVLPPRSVIVLELRSR; encoded by the coding sequence ATGATCAATCGCGTCATCGTAACGGCGCTGCTCTGCGCTGGACTCGTTGGCCACCACTCCGCGGATGCCCAGCGTACGCGGCAGACCGGAGACACGACACCGATCACGCACATCGTCATCGACGCACAACTCGCCCGCGATACGATCAACCGCCACATCTACGGGCAATTCGCCGAGCACCTGGGACACGGCGTCTACGACGGCGTATGGACGAAAGAAGGAACCGGCCAGTGGCACCTGCGTGACGACGTGATCGCGGCCCTGCGGCGGATCCAGGTGCCTAACGTGCGATGGCCCGGCGGCTGCTTCGCCGACTACTACCACTGGCGCGACGGCATCGGGCCGGTGGGGCGGCGGCCGCGGATGGTGAACTCGGTCTGGGGGAACGTCGTCGAGGACAACAGCTTCGGGACGGACGAGTACATGGAGCTCGTAAGGCGCATTGGCGCCGAGCCGTTTGTCGTGGGCAACGTGGGGACGGGCTCGCCGCGCGAGATGACCGAGTGGTGGGAATACCTGAATCACCCCGGCGGCAGCAGCGTCGCCGACGAGCGGAAAGCGAACGGTCATGTCGCGCCGTACAACGTGCGCCGCTTCGGCGTCGGCAACGAGAGTTGGGGATGCGGCGGAGCGATGCGCCCGGAATTCTATGCGGACAACTATCGGCGCTTCGCGGAGTTCCTGCGCCCATTCAATGACTCGACGCATCCGTTTCGCATCGCGACCGGACCGAACGTCGACGATTACAACTGGACGGACGTCGTGATGCGCGAGGCCGGCCGCATGATCGACGGGCTCGACCTGCACTACTACACAGTCGTCGGCCCCTGGGCGCACAAAGGCTCCGCGACCCAATTCGGTGAACGCGAGTGGTTCCTGGCAATGAAAGGAGCGCTCCGCATGGATGATCTCGTGACGCGTCACGCCGCGATCATGGACAAGTACGATCCGCGCAAGCGCGTCGCGCTCATCGTCGGCGAATGGGGCATGTGGCACGACGTGGAGCCGGGCACCAACCCCGGCTTTCTCTACCAGCAGAACACATTGCGCGACGCGCTCGTCGCTGCGATCTCGCTCGACGTGTTCAATCGTCACGCCGATCGCGTGCGCGGCGCGAACATCGCGCAGATGGTCAACGTGCTGCAGTCGATGATCCTTACGCGCGGCCCGCAGATGATTCTGACGCCCACGTACCACGTCTTCGAGATGTACACCGTGCATCACGACGCCGTGCTTCTGCCGCTCACGATCTCGGACGCGGGCAATTACGTCTTCGGCGCCGATTCGGTTCCGGCGGTGAGCGCGACCGCATCGCGCAGTCGCAGTGGCGTCGCGCACCTAACGATGACTAACGTCGATCCCAACCATGCGCGGACGGTCGTGGCCGAGCTTCGCGGGATCAGCGTGACTGGCGCCACCGGACGCATTCTCACGGCGCCGGCGATCAACAGCTATAACTCCTTCGAGCAGCCCTATGTCGTGCGACCCGTGCCGTTCACCGATGCGTTTGGCGTGGCGGATAGGAAACTCACGGTAGTGCTCCCGCCCAGGTCGGTCATAGTCCTGGAGCTGCGCTCCCGATGA
- a CDS encoding ABC transporter permease, protein MQWIKDIRYAWRSLLRTPGFLITSIGTLALAIGAVAGMFGVVNTIILRPLPFKNADRLVTVAGTAPGTDLPGRFGLGGEFYLHYKERSKLLDGLFVFGGGTSTLRTDNRVERISMAWPTDDMYAVLGARPELGRLPVAEDGDRVVVISDRLWESWFGRDPSVIGKSYFVSDGMKQIIGVMPPEFHFPSEDTMLWVATEIRLDQLRPGQFGAPVVARMKPGVTREQLASELTNLAKELPARYGGSPNYARVIAQYRALVDPLLDQLVGSTAKASLWVLLAGVSIVLLIACANVANLFLVRAEGRRRDMAVRRAIGASRTHLVRLQMTEAFLIAIPAGVLAVLLSRVTLPLFIGAAPRGIPRLASVHLDLPTIGAALALVLLAALACGAVPAFRGSSPDLTRLREGGRGSTGRRNWGRDVLVVGQTALALVLLIGAALLVQSFNKLRHVDPGYDTKDLYTFQYAPDQPQLRDGPSWGRLHLMFMDRLRALPGVTGVGIINNIPLDEGTDRGRFLTDGMSASGGGALLNVNFTGGDYFRVMGIRLLEGRAFTNAEAVTPNNSVIVSRSAADRLWPGEDPVGRTIRRVGDTTNAAFTVVGMVNDVKQNDWREAGQALLYLPLTGPTPASWGLSSPAYVVKSPRAETLQREVREMVRQIAPEAPVYREFTVEALAQRSMVQLSFTMLTLGVVSALALILGAVGLYGVLSYVVAERTREIGVRMALGATSGDVQRQIVSQGAKVVLVGVAVGVGVAIATTRLMRVLLFEVKAVDPLVFAAMSVTMLAVGALASYMPARRASNVDPIESLRGD, encoded by the coding sequence GTGCAATGGATCAAGGATATCCGCTACGCATGGCGCTCTCTGCTCCGGACGCCTGGCTTCCTGATCACCTCGATCGGCACCCTCGCGCTCGCCATCGGCGCCGTCGCCGGCATGTTCGGCGTCGTCAACACGATCATCCTCAGACCGCTGCCCTTCAAGAACGCCGATCGACTCGTCACCGTCGCGGGTACGGCGCCGGGCACGGATCTGCCGGGGCGGTTCGGGCTCGGCGGCGAGTTCTACCTCCACTATAAGGAACGCTCCAAGCTGCTCGACGGTCTCTTCGTGTTCGGCGGCGGCACGTCGACCTTGCGAACCGATAACCGCGTCGAGCGCATTTCGATGGCCTGGCCAACCGACGACATGTACGCCGTTCTCGGCGCGCGTCCGGAGCTCGGACGTCTGCCCGTCGCCGAGGATGGCGATCGCGTCGTCGTCATCAGCGACCGGCTATGGGAGAGCTGGTTCGGTCGCGACCCATCGGTCATCGGAAAATCGTACTTCGTGTCCGACGGCATGAAGCAGATCATCGGCGTGATGCCACCCGAGTTCCACTTCCCGAGCGAGGACACGATGCTCTGGGTGGCGACCGAGATCCGCCTCGACCAGCTTCGGCCAGGGCAGTTCGGCGCGCCGGTCGTCGCGCGCATGAAGCCGGGAGTGACGCGCGAACAGTTGGCCAGCGAGCTGACGAACCTGGCAAAAGAGCTCCCGGCCCGTTACGGCGGCTCGCCTAACTACGCGCGTGTCATCGCGCAGTACCGCGCCCTCGTCGATCCTTTGCTCGATCAACTCGTGGGTTCGACCGCGAAGGCATCGCTCTGGGTTCTCCTCGCTGGCGTCTCGATCGTGCTCCTGATCGCGTGCGCCAACGTGGCCAACTTATTCCTGGTGCGCGCCGAAGGCCGGCGTCGCGACATGGCCGTGCGCCGTGCGATCGGTGCGTCGCGCACGCATCTCGTGCGTCTCCAGATGACGGAAGCGTTTCTGATTGCGATACCAGCCGGAGTGCTGGCGGTGCTGCTCAGCAGAGTGACACTCCCGCTCTTCATCGGCGCCGCGCCAAGGGGCATTCCGCGTCTTGCGTCGGTGCATCTCGATCTTCCCACCATAGGGGCCGCGCTCGCGCTGGTCCTTCTTGCCGCGCTCGCGTGCGGTGCGGTCCCCGCATTCCGCGGGTCGTCGCCTGACCTTACTCGCCTGCGCGAAGGCGGCCGCGGCTCGACCGGCCGGAGGAATTGGGGCCGCGACGTACTTGTCGTCGGCCAGACGGCGCTCGCGCTCGTGCTGCTCATCGGCGCGGCGCTGCTGGTGCAGAGCTTCAACAAGCTGCGGCACGTCGACCCGGGATACGACACGAAGGACCTCTACACCTTCCAGTACGCGCCCGACCAGCCGCAGCTCAGAGACGGGCCGTCGTGGGGACGGCTTCACCTCATGTTCATGGATCGGCTGCGCGCGCTGCCCGGCGTGACTGGCGTTGGTATCATCAACAACATTCCGCTCGACGAAGGTACCGATAGGGGCAGGTTCCTCACGGACGGGATGAGCGCGAGTGGTGGTGGCGCGCTGCTGAACGTGAACTTCACGGGCGGCGACTATTTTCGCGTGATGGGCATCAGGCTCCTCGAGGGCCGCGCGTTCACGAACGCTGAAGCCGTTACGCCTAACAACAGCGTCATCGTCAGTCGTTCGGCCGCGGATCGGCTCTGGCCGGGTGAGGATCCAGTGGGTCGCACGATCCGGCGCGTCGGCGACACGACCAACGCGGCGTTCACCGTGGTCGGCATGGTGAACGACGTGAAGCAGAACGACTGGCGCGAAGCGGGTCAGGCGCTCCTGTACCTGCCGCTCACCGGCCCGACGCCGGCGTCATGGGGGCTGTCATCGCCGGCGTACGTCGTGAAATCGCCGCGAGCGGAAACGCTGCAACGCGAGGTACGCGAGATGGTGCGTCAGATCGCACCCGAGGCGCCCGTCTACCGCGAGTTTACCGTCGAGGCGCTCGCGCAGCGATCGATGGTACAACTGTCATTCACGATGCTGACGTTAGGTGTCGTGTCCGCGCTTGCCCTGATCCTCGGCGCGGTGGGGCTGTACGGCGTACTGTCTTACGTCGTCGCGGAGCGGACGCGGGAGATCGGCGTGCGCATGGCGTTAGGCGCGACGTCGGGCGACGTGCAGCGACAGATCGTGTCGCAGGGCGCCAAGGTCGTGCTAGTGGGTGTCGCCGTTGGCGTTGGCGTCGCGATTGCGACGACGCGTCTGATGCGCGTGCTGCTATTCGAGGTCAAGGCGGTAGATCCGCTCGTGTTCGCGGCGATGTCGGTGACGATGCTCGCGGTCGGCGCGCTGGCGAGCTACATGCCTGCACGGCGCGCGAGTAACGTCGATCCGATCGAGTCGTTGCGCGGTGACTGA
- a CDS encoding NADP-dependent oxidoreductase, producing METGLPNAHALLFLEPITDGDDMSRHARSKQQHATVPAEMEAMAIDKFGPPSVLKRHTVPVPRPGPREVLIALHAAGVGIWDAKIRDGEWAEGDVHFPLILGTDGAGVIAERGGLVRRFDVGDEVWAYQYGNKKGGFYAEYVVVDMDDVASVPKGLTMVEAGAGAVTGLTALQGITDHLDLHAGETVMIFGASGAVGTLAVQFAVTYRHARVIAIASGSKAKALLEKLGAETVIDARKRDAVDRIAEAAFNGLDAILALAGSKVLNDSVKLVKRGGRVAYPNGVEPAPRKRAGVRSIAYDAEVNATELAKLGRVAEEIGLVVPIEKSYPLKQASKAHQREERGHVVGRIALTMR from the coding sequence ATGGAAACTGGCCTGCCGAATGCACACGCACTGCTGTTCCTCGAACCGATAACGGATGGCGATGACATGAGTCGGCACGCGAGATCGAAGCAACAGCACGCCACAGTTCCGGCGGAAATGGAAGCAATGGCAATCGACAAGTTCGGTCCGCCATCGGTGCTGAAGCGGCATACCGTCCCCGTGCCGCGCCCCGGACCGCGCGAGGTATTGATCGCGTTGCACGCCGCGGGCGTAGGCATCTGGGACGCGAAGATCCGCGACGGCGAGTGGGCGGAGGGCGATGTTCACTTTCCACTCATCCTCGGCACGGACGGCGCGGGGGTCATCGCCGAGCGCGGCGGGCTCGTGCGGCGCTTCGACGTCGGTGACGAGGTCTGGGCGTATCAGTACGGGAACAAGAAAGGTGGGTTCTACGCCGAGTACGTCGTCGTGGACATGGACGACGTCGCATCGGTGCCGAAAGGCCTAACGATGGTCGAGGCCGGCGCTGGTGCGGTGACGGGTCTCACGGCACTCCAGGGAATCACCGATCATCTGGACCTGCATGCCGGTGAGACGGTAATGATCTTCGGCGCGTCGGGTGCAGTGGGAACGCTCGCGGTTCAATTCGCGGTGACGTACCGTCACGCGCGCGTCATCGCGATCGCGTCAGGATCCAAGGCGAAGGCGCTCCTCGAGAAGCTCGGCGCCGAGACGGTGATCGACGCGCGGAAACGTGACGCGGTCGACCGGATCGCCGAGGCTGCGTTTAACGGTCTCGACGCCATTCTCGCGCTCGCCGGGAGCAAGGTGCTCAACGACTCGGTGAAGTTGGTGAAGCGTGGCGGGCGCGTAGCGTACCCGAACGGCGTCGAGCCCGCGCCACGAAAGCGCGCCGGCGTGCGATCCATCGCGTACGACGCCGAGGTCAATGCTACCGAGCTGGCGAAGCTCGGTCGTGTGGCCGAAGAGATAGGTCTCGTCGTGCCAATCGAGAAGTCCTATCCGCTGAAGCAGGCGTCGAAGGCGCACCAGCGCGAGGAGCGCGGCCATGTCGTGGGCCGGATCGCTCTCACGATGCGATGA
- a CDS encoding alpha/beta hydrolase-fold protein — translation MLLLIQSVRTTALILGLAALAARPALAQQDAPAPTRLRFGISFPTARSAAPLDGRIILVISNNDRREPRFENNVYEADTQLAFGIDVDSLRPGQEAYVDGATFGYPLKSIGDIPPGEYWVQAVLNKYETFHRGDGHVVKLHMDQGEGQHWNTSAGNLYNKPIKVRVDPTSDGTIHLSLDQEIPPLPKPNDTKYVKYVRIQSPLLTRFWGRPMYLGAIVLLPQGFDEHPNARYPLMINHGHFMSELRGFRETPSPNARGGDAAYEFYKQWTSAGFPRMLMVVIQHANPYYDDSYAVNSENVGPYGDAINHELLPYLEKRFRGIGQGWSRGTFGGSTGGWEALATQMFYPDDYNGAWAACPDAIDFRMYEVINIYDEKNAFYNNGDWKKTPHADGRDYYDHLLSVTEEDVHWELVLGTHGRSGDQWNIWQAVYSPVGADGYPKYIWDPMTGVMDHQVAAYWRDHYDLRNILERDWATLGPKLTGKIHLYVGTMDTWHLNNAVYLMEDFLKKAKNPPANAVVEYGDRKPHCWSGHDTAYWFRQLNERISKTAPKGADLTSWRY, via the coding sequence ATGCTCCTCCTCATTCAATCCGTGCGAACGACCGCCCTGATCCTGGGTCTTGCGGCCCTCGCCGCGCGTCCCGCGCTGGCGCAGCAAGACGCACCAGCACCGACCCGCCTTCGCTTCGGCATCTCCTTCCCCACCGCGCGAAGCGCCGCGCCGCTCGACGGACGAATCATCCTCGTCATCTCGAACAACGACCGGCGCGAGCCGCGGTTCGAGAACAACGTCTACGAGGCCGACACGCAGCTCGCGTTCGGGATCGACGTCGACTCGTTGCGACCAGGACAGGAGGCGTACGTCGACGGCGCGACGTTCGGCTATCCGCTCAAGAGTATCGGCGACATCCCACCAGGCGAGTACTGGGTTCAGGCAGTGCTCAACAAGTACGAAACTTTCCACCGCGGCGACGGTCACGTCGTGAAGCTGCACATGGACCAGGGCGAGGGACAGCACTGGAACACGTCGGCGGGAAATCTCTACAACAAGCCGATCAAGGTGCGCGTCGACCCGACGAGCGACGGGACGATTCACCTTTCACTCGATCAGGAAATCCCGCCACTTCCGAAGCCTAACGATACGAAGTACGTGAAGTACGTGCGCATCCAGAGCCCGCTCCTTACCAGGTTCTGGGGACGGCCGATGTACCTCGGCGCCATCGTCCTCTTGCCGCAGGGCTTCGACGAGCACCCCAATGCCCGGTACCCGCTGATGATCAACCACGGACACTTCATGTCCGAGCTGCGCGGCTTTCGGGAGACGCCGTCGCCCAACGCACGCGGCGGGGATGCAGCATACGAGTTTTATAAACAGTGGACGTCGGCCGGTTTCCCGCGGATGCTGATGGTCGTGATCCAGCACGCGAATCCGTACTACGACGACTCGTACGCCGTGAATTCGGAGAACGTCGGCCCGTACGGCGACGCCATCAACCACGAGCTGCTTCCGTATCTCGAGAAGCGCTTCCGCGGCATCGGGCAGGGCTGGTCGCGCGGGACGTTCGGTGGCTCGACGGGTGGATGGGAGGCACTTGCGACGCAGATGTTCTACCCCGACGACTACAACGGTGCGTGGGCGGCCTGTCCCGACGCGATCGACTTCCGAATGTACGAAGTCATCAACATCTACGATGAAAAGAACGCGTTCTACAACAACGGCGACTGGAAGAAGACCCCGCACGCCGACGGTCGCGACTACTACGACCACCTATTGTCGGTCACCGAGGAGGACGTGCACTGGGAGCTCGTCCTCGGCACCCACGGCCGTTCGGGCGATCAATGGAATATCTGGCAAGCGGTGTACAGCCCCGTCGGTGCGGATGGCTATCCGAAGTACATCTGGGATCCGATGACGGGCGTGATGGATCATCAGGTCGCGGCGTACTGGCGCGATCATTATGACCTGCGAAACATCCTCGAGCGCGACTGGGCCACGTTAGGGCCGAAGCTCACGGGGAAGATTCACCTCTACGTCGGCACGATGGATACGTGGCATCTGAACAACGCTGTTTATCTCATGGAGGACTTTCTCAAGAAGGCCAAGAATCCGCCGGCGAACGCGGTGGTGGAGTACGGCGATCGCAAGCCGCACTGCTGGAGTGGGCACGATACCGCGTATTGGTTTCGGCAGCTCAATGAGCGGATTAGCAAGACGGCGCCAAAGGGTGCGGATCTAACGAGCTGGCGATACTGA
- a CDS encoding BTAD domain-containing putative transcriptional regulator: MSNRLVLLGSVCLTSTARQASLRRASQSRRLALLALIASSPGESISRDRLLGLLWPERHERTARHLLADSLYVLRRTLGDGAIITAGETLRISPNVVWSDVVEFRKALAEKRWSDALRLYRGDFLDGFFVRNAVEFDQWALGERGRLRALATHAASTLAHELHGAGQMSDAVAAAERALDLSPCDESVLGVLVRLLVVVNNRARVEAVANAFRERLALELGISPSPETMLLLRNVRAPRHAEPIVFMTSRQPRRPGRRNIDSVTANVIAQGRYHWHQRTRVSVERAIAYFTRAVERDTRAVDAWCGLADSWVVMGGRGYTPVDVAIKHAAPSAARALALDDTLSAVHTSIGGMNILRRRWRDAEDAFRRATLIDPLNAEARHWLSMTRLTGFGAREEAIREQIIAASLNPVSPIQVAVLAWQRYLRGEYDLSRSSMEPAVDLNADLEEGHAGLARIAARLGDEDTVMKTITAGLTRRGDLRGDLLAEQASALAILGDSHRARQLLCEAGEHGAMPLNLGLAWASIGDGHRALEWLARDQFLVYWTPQAIWWDPRLDLIRDDARFGAVMERVTRAWLPAWA, translated from the coding sequence ATGTCGAATCGCCTCGTCCTCCTCGGGTCGGTTTGCCTGACGAGCACCGCTCGGCAGGCATCGTTGCGACGCGCGTCGCAGTCGCGGCGACTCGCACTGCTCGCGCTCATCGCAAGCTCGCCCGGCGAGTCCATCAGCCGTGATCGGCTGCTTGGCCTTCTCTGGCCGGAGAGGCACGAGCGCACAGCCCGACACCTCCTGGCCGACTCGCTCTACGTCCTGCGACGCACGCTTGGCGATGGTGCGATCATTACGGCGGGCGAAACGCTGCGCATCTCGCCCAACGTCGTGTGGAGCGATGTCGTCGAATTCCGGAAAGCGTTGGCCGAGAAGAGATGGTCCGACGCGCTGCGACTCTACCGAGGCGACTTCCTCGACGGATTCTTCGTACGAAACGCCGTCGAGTTCGACCAATGGGCATTGGGGGAGCGAGGACGTCTCCGTGCACTCGCGACGCACGCCGCGTCGACATTGGCGCATGAGCTTCACGGCGCCGGGCAGATGTCCGACGCAGTGGCCGCGGCCGAACGAGCACTCGACCTTTCGCCTTGCGACGAATCGGTATTGGGTGTACTCGTTAGGCTACTCGTTGTCGTGAACAATCGGGCGCGGGTCGAGGCAGTCGCCAACGCCTTCCGTGAGCGACTCGCACTCGAGTTAGGCATCTCGCCGTCGCCGGAGACGATGCTCTTGCTGCGAAATGTTCGTGCGCCCCGGCACGCGGAGCCGATCGTGTTCATGACTTCGCGACAACCGCGGCGACCGGGCCGACGGAACATCGATTCCGTGACGGCGAACGTCATCGCGCAGGGTCGATATCACTGGCATCAGCGGACGCGAGTCTCGGTCGAGCGTGCGATCGCCTACTTCACGCGCGCCGTGGAGCGCGACACGAGGGCCGTCGACGCATGGTGCGGACTAGCCGATTCGTGGGTCGTGATGGGAGGCCGCGGTTATACGCCCGTGGACGTCGCGATCAAGCACGCCGCGCCGAGCGCCGCGCGTGCACTGGCTCTCGACGATACGCTTTCGGCGGTGCACACGTCGATTGGAGGGATGAATATCCTCCGCCGACGCTGGCGCGATGCGGAGGATGCGTTTCGCCGCGCCACCCTCATCGATCCGTTGAACGCGGAGGCGCGCCATTGGCTCTCGATGACGCGGCTCACCGGCTTTGGCGCTCGAGAGGAGGCGATTCGCGAGCAGATAATCGCGGCGAGTCTCAATCCAGTGTCGCCGATCCAGGTGGCGGTTCTCGCGTGGCAGCGTTATCTGCGTGGCGAGTACGATCTCTCGCGGTCGAGCATGGAACCGGCGGTCGACCTCAACGCCGATCTCGAGGAGGGACACGCGGGTCTCGCGCGGATCGCGGCACGTTTGGGCGATGAGGATACGGTGATGAAGACCATCACCGCTGGCCTCACGAGGCGCGGCGACCTTCGTGGTGATCTCCTCGCCGAGCAGGCCTCGGCGCTCGCCATCCTCGGCGACTCGCATCGGGCACGCCAACTACTCTGCGAGGCTGGAGAGCATGGCGCCATGCCGCTGAACCTTGGCCTGGCGTGGGCAAGCATCGGCGACGGACACCGCGCGCTCGAGTGGCTCGCACGCGATCAGTTTCTCGTTTATTGGACGCCGCAGGCTATCTGGTGGGATCCGCGGCTCGACCTGATCCGCGACGACGCGCGCTTCGGCGCTGTCATGGAGCGCGTCACCAGAGCGTGGTTGCCCGCGTGGGCGTGA
- a CDS encoding cupin domain-containing protein — MSLPRLCVGAALIAAFTIAGCSDGDSGKITAKGPQAASAAANRLDAADGASKHRMGEDDQLNWGPAPPIFPPGAQFAVVQGDPSVAGAIFTVRLRFPNGYILPPHRHPTDEHVTVLRGTFLVGIGEDFSENALVALKEDSFITAPANTAHFASARGMTEVQVHAIGPFQLTYVHPQDDPTT, encoded by the coding sequence ATGTCGTTGCCACGCTTGTGTGTCGGCGCAGCACTCATCGCCGCGTTCACAATCGCCGGATGTTCGGATGGAGATAGCGGCAAGATCACCGCAAAGGGCCCGCAAGCAGCATCGGCCGCTGCGAATCGCTTGGATGCGGCGGACGGAGCATCGAAGCACAGGATGGGCGAGGATGATCAGCTCAATTGGGGCCCGGCGCCGCCGATCTTTCCTCCCGGTGCACAGTTCGCCGTGGTGCAGGGCGATCCGAGCGTTGCGGGCGCGATCTTTACCGTGCGCCTTCGCTTTCCGAATGGGTATATCCTTCCGCCTCACCGCCATCCGACCGACGAGCACGTGACAGTGCTGCGCGGCACCTTCCTCGTCGGAATTGGCGAGGACTTCTCAGAGAACGCGCTCGTTGCTCTCAAGGAAGACAGCTTCATCACCGCGCCGGCGAACACGGCGCATTTCGCGAGCGCACGTGGGATGACGGAGGTGCAGGTGCACGCGATCGGGCCGTTCCAGTTGACGTACGTGCATCCGCAGGACGACCCGACGACGTAA